In Myxococcus stipitatus, the DNA window TGACGCTGTCGCCGCCCGGTCGCGCGGACGCGGGCGCGGTGGTGACGCGCAGGTCGCGCAGCATCTCGGGCGCGATGTGGACATGGGAGGCGTCATGGCCCTCGTCGTGGCCCTTCTGTTCGGCGGCCTCGTCGTGGTCGTGCGCGTCCGCGTGTTCGGGCGTGTCGCGCTTGCAGGCGGTCGCGAGGAGGAGGGTGGCGAGGAGGAAGGGGATGGTTCTCATGGAAGGACTCCCAGCTCGACGGCGAGCCGCACCCGGGCGAGCGCGGCCTCGAGGTGACTGTCGAGCAGCGCCACGCGCGTCTCGAGGGTTTCACGGCGGACGAGGAGCAACCCCGCGAGGTCCATCTCCCCGGCTTCATAGGATTTGCGCGCGAGCGATTCGTTCTCGTCCAGCAAGGGCAGGGCGTCGCGCTCCAGCACCTCCAATGCCTCGTGGCGCTGTCGGTCCCGGGTGGTGGCTGCCTGGACCTGGAGGTCCCTCGTGCGGCGCGCGGCCTCCAGCGCGGTGCGCAGGCGGTTGACTCGCGCCGCGCCCGTCACCCGCGCCTCCTGTCCTCGGGAGAACAGGGGGAGGGGGAGGCTGAGCGTGCCCACGAGGGCGGACTCGTCCACCTCCTGTTCCAGGCGGATGCCCACGCTCAGGTCGGGCAGCCGCTCGCTCCGGCCCAGGCGCAGCTCCGCCTCGGCCTGGGCCAGCTCGGCCTCCAGCGCGACGATGTCCGCGCGGGGCTCGGTGGTGGCGGACACGGGCAGGGCCGCCAGCGCCTTCAGCTCGCCGCGCACCGCGAGCGGCTCCCCGGTGGGGACGCCGAGCCGCGCGCGCAGTTCGTCCAGCAGCGCGGCCTCCTCGCCCCGGGCGGCGGCGACGGTCGCCTGGGCGCGCGCCAGCGCCACGCGCGCGACGTTGACGTCCACCACGGGCACGTCACCGGCGTCGAAGCGCCGCTGCGTGGCGTGGGTCAGGTCGCGCGCGGCCTCCTCGGTCCGCGACATCAGCCGCGTCAGCTCCTGGGCGTACAGGGCGCGCAGGAAGGCCTCGCCCACCTCGCCCAGCACCTGGCGCTCCGTGTCGCGCTGGTCGGCGGTCTGCCGCGCCAGGCCCGCGCGCGCGGCCTCCCGGCGAGCGCCTTGTCTGCCGCCCAGCTCGAAGGGTTGGACGAGCCCCACCGCGTATTGGACGCCCCGCCGCGCGCCGTTCTCGACGGAGCGGGGGCCCACCTCGGCGCTCAGCGTGGGGTTCTCGCGCAGCGGCGGGGCGGCGCCGGCGACGGCGCCCTCGGCCTCGGCGACGCGGCCCGCGGCGTCCAGCAGCGCGGGGGCGCGCTGGCGGGCCAGGGCCAGGGCTTCATGGAATGACAATCCGGATTCGGCCATGCCGACGCATGGCCAGACGAGTGCGGTGGCGAGCCCGAGGGCCGCCATCGCGGAAGGGTTGAACACGGGAGATGACCTCGCGAAAGGGACGCGAGCGTCGAACCGGGGCCTGTCCGGGCCGTACGCGCGGACACACCCCGCCTGGACTGACCTCGCGCGGGAAAGGGACCTGGGCCTACGCGAGGGGAGCTATGGGGACGTGCAGGATGTCGCCCACGTCGACGGTGGGGGGCGTGTCCTCGTCGTGCGTGACGGGCTCCCGACGGAGCAGGTCCGCCAGGAGCAGGGGCGCGGCGGCGGGCGTGGCGACGGTGCGCACGTGACTGCAGCAGGTGCAGTCCGCGCAGTCCGGGGCGCACTGGCCCCGCTCGTCGTCATCCGGGCACTGCTGCGTGCACACGGCGTCCGTCGCGTCGGCGATGACCGTGAACAGGCCACCTCCCGTCGGGGCGAACAGCAACAGGCTGAGGCACAGCCAGATGCGCAGCAGCACGGGAGGCCTTCTAGCACGTCGCCGGGCGGGGTGCACCCGGATGCCCGCCATCCGTGAAGTACCAGCGGCCGGACTGCCCGGATGGCTGACGCGCGGACGACATCATGCCGCGCCGCGCGAAGCGGCGGGCCGTGGCTGGATGAGCTCGGTGGAGAAGTAGCGCTCCATGCGGTCGGGGAACACCGTCACCACCTGGGCGTTGGGGCCCAGCCGCTTCGCCGCCTCCAGGGCCGCGACATAGTTGAGGCCCGACGACGGCCCCACCGGGAAGCCCCGGCGGATGAGCGCGCGCGCGGTGCTCATGGCCAGGTCGTCGGACACGTCCAGCTCCACGCGGCCCGGCATGTCCGCCTCGCGGTAGAGCCGCGACATGCCGTCCACCACGCCCGGCACGCGCGGGCTGAAGCTGCAGCATTCGATGTCGCAGCCCAGGCCGGCGATGGGCCGCGCGATGAAGGCCGTCACCGGACAGCCCGCCTCCGCGAACGCCTGGTACAGCCCCACCACGGTGCCGCCGGTGCCCACGCCGCTCACCACGCCGTGCACCAGCCCGCCCGGAATCTGCGAGAGGATCTCCTGCCCCGTCCACACGCGGTGCGCCTCGGCGTTGTCCGGGTTCTCGAACTGGCGCGGCGCGAACGCCTTGCGCTCGCGCGCCAGCTCCTCCGCCTTCTGGATGGCGCCGCGCACGCCCTCGGCGCGAGGCACGAGCACGACGTCGCCGCCGTAGGCCCGGATGGTGAGCACGCGCTCGTCCGTGACGCCCTCCGGCATCACCGCCGTGAAGCGCACGCCCATCTGCGCGCTGGCCAGCGCCAGGGCGATGCTCGTCGACCCGCTCGACGCCTCCACCACCTCGCCGCCCGGCACCAGCTCGCCCAGCCGCCAGGCCTTCTCCAGCATGTACCGCGCGATGCGGTCCTTGGTGGAGCCGCTGGGGTTGAGGAACTCCAGCTTGCACCAGATGGTGGGGCCCTCCGGGTCCAGCCGGACGGGCACGAGGGGAGTGGGGGCGATGGCCTGGAGGAAGCGGCCATCCGCGGGCAGCGGACGACAGGGAGGACGCATGGGGCTTCCCTATCGCGAAACCTCCCGGTCCGGGAGCGCGGAGACGCGCGTCCGTCGTCGGTTCCACTGCCCGTCCGCCTGCTCGGTGAGGGAGCGCGTGTCAGTGGATGAAGGTGGCGCGGCGCGTGACACACGGGTACGAAGCCTGTCCGGCCCCGTCATGAGTTCTTCGTCCCCGGTCATCCTCAACGTCAACGATGATGTCGCCAGTCGCTATCTGACGTCCCGCGTGCTGCGGCTGGCGGGCTTCCACGTCGTGGAGGCCGGCTCCGGGCGGGAGGCGCTGGACCTGGCGGACGAGCAGACGGACCTGGTCATCCTCGACGTGCGGTTGCCGGACCTCAGCGGACTGGAGGTCTGTCGGCTGCTGAAGACCGCGCCGCGCACGCGCGGCATCCTCGTGCTGCACCTGTCCGCGCAGGCCGTGGGACCGGGCGACCGGGCCATGGGGTTGGAGTACGGCGCGGATGGCTACCTGGTGGCTCCGGCGGACCCGGAGGAGCTGGTGGCGCAGGTGCACGCGCTGTTGCGGCTGCGGCGCGCCGAGCGCGAGGTCCGCACGCTGTCCCAGGAAGTGGAGCGGCAGCGCCGGCTGCTGGAGCTGGCCATGTCGTCCGCCGAGGACCCCATCGCGCTCTACGACGCGACCGGGCGGCTGTTGTTCGCCAACCACGCGGCCCGCGCGGCGCGGGGCGCGGGGCGCCTGCACGAGGCGGGCATGACGCTGGCGGAGCGCGAGGCGCTGGACCCCGCGCTGTCGACCTACGCGCGCGCCGTGGAGCTGGCGCTGGGCACCGGGCAGGCGCAGCGCGGCTCGGTGGTGATGCCCTCCGAGCAGGGGCCCCGGCACTACGACTACACGTTGTCGCCCGCGCTGGAGCCCGACGGCCGGGTGGCGGCGCTGATGGCCTGGTCGCGCGACGTCACCGAGGAGCGCAGCGGGGAGGAGTTCCGCGAGCAGTTCATCGGCATGCTCGGGCACGACCTGCGCAACCCCCTCAACGCGCTCTCCATGTCCGCGCAGCAGCTCAAGCGCAAGGGCGGGCTGGACGAGCGCCAGACGGCGCTCACCTCTCGTATCCTCACCAGCGCCGAGCGCATGGACCGGATGATTCGCCAGCTGCTGGACTTCGCCCGCGCGCGGCTGGGCGGGGGCGTGCCGGTGGTGCGCGAGGCGTGCGACGTGTTCGACGTGGCGCGACGCGCCGTGGAGGAGATGCGTGCGAGCCACCCCGGGCGCGTGGTGATGGTGGAGGTGCTCGGCGACGGCCGCGGCGCGTGGGACATGGACCGGCTGGAGCAGGTGTTCAGCAACCTGCTGGTGAACGCGCTCAAGTACAGCCCGGCGGACTCGGCGGTCCGGCTGTGGGGCGAGGGGACGGAGCGCGAGGTGGTGTTGCACATCCACAACGCGGGCCCGCCGATTCCGGCCGAGGAGCTGCCGCACGTGTTCTCCGCGTGGCGCCGGGGCTCGCGCGCGGTGCAGACCGAGGTGGGGCCTCCCTCCGGCCTGGGGCTGGGGCTCTACATCACCCGACAGATTCTCCTCGCCCATGGTGGCGAGGTCTCCGCTGACTCGTCGGCGAAGCGCGGGACGACCTTCACGTTGCGCCTGCCGAGATGATGACTGGCTGACGGTGGCACCGTTCTCCGGGTCGCCATTCCGGGGGGCCGTTGCCACCTACTGGTCATGTCCCCGGAGAAGCTCATCTTCGCGCAGTCGGTGGAAGCGCTCTTCGTGCGCGCCCTGGGCCCGTACCTCACGCGGGAGGGGCGCCAACGACTCAAGGCGGTGGGGCTGGACTTGTCCGAGCCGCTGCGGCCGGCGTACTCGCTGGAGCAGTGGCGGTCGTTCCTCCGGGTGGCGGTGAGGGACGTGTTCCCCGCGCTGCCGCCGAAGGAGGCCTGGCTCGCGCTGGGGGCGCGCTATCTCCAGGGGTTCCGGCAGACGGCGGTGGGGCGCGCCAGCCTGGCGCTCGTCACGCGCATGGACCCTCGCCGCACGCTGGAGCGGGTGCCCTACAACGTGAAGGCCGGCAACAACTTCAACGAGCTGCGCGTGGAGGAGGCCGCCGAGGGCGCCGCCACGCTGTGGATGAAGGACGTACTGGCGGATGACCCGTACTTCGCCGCGGGCTTCCTCGCGGAGACGATGCGCTCGGCGGGCGCGGGGACGGTGGACATCCAGCCGGTGGCCTTCGACGGCACGGCGGCGACGTTCCGCCTCACCTGGTCGCGCGCGGCGACGACGCCCGTGGGCGAGGTGGCGCCAGCGCACGGCGGCTGAGCCCCGTCCCTGGGTGTGTGCTCAGGGGCCTGGCAGGCCCCCTGCTGGAGGTGCGCATGCCACCGCTCCGGGTTCTCCCGGGCGTGCGTTGACGTCCGCCTGTACCTGTGTTCAGGCTGGGTGCCCGAGAGGTGCCCATGGCTCCGCAGATCAGCCTCGACTTCGCCGCCGAGCAGGCGGCCCACCCGGCCCTGGCGAGCTTCCATCCGGTGGTGCGCCGCTGGTTCGCGGAGCGCCTGGGCGAGCCGACGCGTCCCCAAATCGAGGGCTGGCCCATCATCCAGGCCGGGCACGACGTGCTCATCGCCGCGCCCACGGGCAGCGGCAAGACGCTCACCGCGTTCCTCGCCGCCCTGGATTCGCTGTTCCGGCTGGCGCTGGAGGGGACGCTGGAGGACCGCACGCAGGTGCTCTACGTCTCGCCCTTGAAGGCGCTGGGCAACGACGTGCAGAAGAACCTGCTCCAGCCCCTGGAGGAGCTGCTGTCGCGGGCCCGGGCGGAGGGGTACACGCCCGGAGAGCTGCGCGTGCAGGTGCGCAGCGGCGACACGCCCGCATCGGAGCGCGCGCAGATGGTGCGCCGCCCGCCGCACATCCTCATCACCACGCCGGAGTCCCTCTACCTCTACCTCACCGCCGAGCGCGCCCGCGCCACCCTGCGCGGCGTGCGCACCGTCATCGTCGACGAAATCCACGCGCTGGCCCGCGACAAACGCGGCAGCCACTTCACGCTCTCCATGGAGCGCCTCAAGGCGCTCACGGAGACGCGCCCGCAGCTCATCGGCCTGTCCGCGACGCAGAAGCCGCTGGACGCCATCGCGGGCTTCCTCACGGGGGCCTCCCACCGGGAGTGCCGCCGCGTGGAGGTGGGCCACCTGCGCCCGTGGGATTTGACGCTGGAGATTCCGGACGCGGAGCTGTCCTCGCTGGCCAGCCACGAGATGTGGGGGCAGGTCTATGACCGGCTGGTGGAGCTGACGGGCCAGCACCGCACCACGCTCATCTTCGTCAACACGCGCAAGATGGCAGAGCGCGTGGCGCATGACCTGGGCGAGCGGCTGGGAGAGGGGCTGGTCGCGGCGCACCACGGCAGCATGTCCCGGGAGATCCGCCTCGCCGCCGAGGAGAAGCTCAAGGCGGGCCAGCTGCGGGCCATGGTGGCCACCGCGTCGCTGGAGCTCGGCATCGACGTGGGCAACGTGGACCTCGTCGTGCAGCTGGGCACCACGAAGGCCATCGCCGTGCTGCTCCAGCGCGTGGGCCGCGCGGGTCACCACAAGTCGGCCATCTCCAA includes these proteins:
- a CDS encoding TolC family protein, with amino-acid sequence MSFHEALALARQRAPALLDAAGRVAEAEGAVAGAAPPLRENPTLSAEVGPRSVENGARRGVQYAVGLVQPFELGGRQGARREAARAGLARQTADQRDTERQVLGEVGEAFLRALYAQELTRLMSRTEEAARDLTHATQRRFDAGDVPVVDVNVARVALARAQATVAAARGEEAALLDELRARLGVPTGEPLAVRGELKALAALPVSATTEPRADIVALEAELAQAEAELRLGRSERLPDLSVGIRLEQEVDESALVGTLSLPLPLFSRGQEARVTGAARVNRLRTALEAARRTRDLQVQAATTRDRQRHEALEVLERDALPLLDENESLARKSYEAGEMDLAGLLLVRRETLETRVALLDSHLEAALARVRLAVELGVLP
- a CDS encoding PLP-dependent cysteine synthase family protein, whose protein sequence is MRPPCRPLPADGRFLQAIAPTPLVPVRLDPEGPTIWCKLEFLNPSGSTKDRIARYMLEKAWRLGELVPGGEVVEASSGSTSIALALASAQMGVRFTAVMPEGVTDERVLTIRAYGGDVVLVPRAEGVRGAIQKAEELARERKAFAPRQFENPDNAEAHRVWTGQEILSQIPGGLVHGVVSGVGTGGTVVGLYQAFAEAGCPVTAFIARPIAGLGCDIECCSFSPRVPGVVDGMSRLYREADMPGRVELDVSDDLAMSTARALIRRGFPVGPSSGLNYVAALEAAKRLGPNAQVVTVFPDRMERYFSTELIQPRPAASRGAA
- a CDS encoding DUF2378 family protein, whose protein sequence is MSPEKLIFAQSVEALFVRALGPYLTREGRQRLKAVGLDLSEPLRPAYSLEQWRSFLRVAVRDVFPALPPKEAWLALGARYLQGFRQTAVGRASLALVTRMDPRRTLERVPYNVKAGNNFNELRVEEAAEGAATLWMKDVLADDPYFAAGFLAETMRSAGAGTVDIQPVAFDGTAATFRLTWSRAATTPVGEVAPAHGG
- a CDS encoding sensor histidine kinase; translated protein: MSSSSPVILNVNDDVASRYLTSRVLRLAGFHVVEAGSGREALDLADEQTDLVILDVRLPDLSGLEVCRLLKTAPRTRGILVLHLSAQAVGPGDRAMGLEYGADGYLVAPADPEELVAQVHALLRLRRAEREVRTLSQEVERQRRLLELAMSSAEDPIALYDATGRLLFANHAARAARGAGRLHEAGMTLAEREALDPALSTYARAVELALGTGQAQRGSVVMPSEQGPRHYDYTLSPALEPDGRVAALMAWSRDVTEERSGEEFREQFIGMLGHDLRNPLNALSMSAQQLKRKGGLDERQTALTSRILTSAERMDRMIRQLLDFARARLGGGVPVVREACDVFDVARRAVEEMRASHPGRVVMVEVLGDGRGAWDMDRLEQVFSNLLVNALKYSPADSAVRLWGEGTEREVVLHIHNAGPPIPAEELPHVFSAWRRGSRAVQTEVGPPSGLGLGLYITRQILLAHGGEVSADSSAKRGTTFTLRLPR